The window AGACGGACTGTTATTCTTGTCTGCTGCAACTCTTAGTGGCAAGCCGCTACCCAAGACGTCTTGAAGTAAGTCGTCCCCCTTGGGCTCAATCTCAGTCTTCTCTCTAATGTGTTTAGAATGGCGAGGAGCAGACGACGCTTCTTCTGGAAAATCTGTTCTCAATGTGGTGGATGAAGCCTCCAGTTTAGACACGTTGGCACTGAGCCACGTCTTCCATTCAATAGAGCTAGAAGAAGACACCTCTCGAGCATGGCGGgccgagagcgagagagatgGCCTTTGTGTTTCAACTGGAAGGAAGATGGTGACATCTCCATGATCTTTCTTCATCGGCGTTTGCCTCATAGACTTTGACGGAGATGGAATGTTCTTGTCATTAGAATTGGAGTATACACTCTCTGCGTATGCCATTCGTTCGTCGTCATCGGATCCGTCTGTACTCGAGCGCCGCGTAGGGAGACTAAGCGCGGACAAAGAGCTCAGATATCTGGTACCGGGAGTTTGAGGCTGCTCGTCAGCTTGGGTGGCCTTCATCGTGGCCTGTAGTGCGCGGCGATACGGGCTTGTCGTACGGAAAAGATGACATGTTGGGCTGGCAAAAAAGGCCGAGCTCCGACTGGAGATGAGTGATTTTTGAGTTTCAGGGGCCACCTGAAGTTCTGTAGCATTCTGCCCGAGAGGAGCCATACACTCTCCATCAATAGCTGCGTTGGGGTAGTCATCGCGGCTCAGGCTTTTCTGTGGCGAGTCTGTGGATTCATGGCCCCTGATAACACTATTGGAGGACGAAGAACGTGATATAGCAGTATTTTCAGCGCGGTCCTGAAAgacatcatcctcttcctgaACATGGCGAATAGTATTGGTGGATCCTTCATACCTGATCCAACGAGGCTGGCGTCTTATGGTCGAGTTGCTTTGCGGCGAATCTGCTTCACTAGCATCCAAAGTCTCATGGTTCCCTCCCAATGACTGGTTTTGAcgttgttttgtttcttgcaGTCTTTTTATGAGAGCAGAGTACACACGCTGGCTGTTGGCGGCAGGACCTCTGTGCGAATTGCTATCGAAAGGGATAGAAGCTTGCTTGTGAGATGAAGGCAGAGTTCCCGTCTCAGCTGCTTCAGAAGAGAAGGCATATTGGCGGCTCCAGTTAGCCGACCTTGGCTGATGGGTAATTGTCGCCGCTGTGGAGTCTGTCCAACTGGTAACTCTTGATTTATCGTCAGTCGGTGGGCAGTCTTCTATTTCCACGTTTGCGAAGCTGCCTTGTCGCGATTTGAGCTGTTGACTCGCCGGCACTGCATGGAAAGAAGGCATCCGGGATGGCCCTTGATACATGGATGCTTCCTGGGACGATCGTGTTGGCACCGTTGACTGGGTTCCATAGCAACTACCATCATTCGAATCCCGTTCCGGGGTATGATATTCGGCCTGGTCTATAGCTTCATCTGTACTCTTGGGGCGGCCAAACAGCCCCTTGATTCTGCTCTTGAGCGATTTGGAGATTTTGCGAGCCGTGGTTCGCAAGGTCGGTTGCTTTGGAGGAATGCTAGAGGGGTTATTTAAACCGTAAAGGGATGCTGGAGAGAGCACTGTGGTATTGTTGCTGCTACTTCGAAGAGACTTGGGAAAAGCCGACAGGTGGGGACTCTGTTTGTAATTTGATCGAAAGAAACTTGAGGGCCGAGTCTTGAGGCGGCTCAAGCTCCCTGGCGGCTCATAGAATCCATTTCGTGTCAGCTCATCAGACATCTCAGAGCTAATTCTGGTATTTGTTCGTGATATCGAACCTTCACGGCCGTGTGAGAGGAAAGCCATAGATTTTGGAGCCCTTAGTGACGGTCCACCTGAACTCCAAATGGGTTCATTCTCCTTTTTCGCAAACGATGAATATCGAGACGTTGTTTGCCATCCATTGAACACGTCGGAATGGTCACTATTGTCCAAAGAATATGTCGATATTTTTGTTATTGCTGGAGCGTACATTGACTTCGATTTGCGTAGCTTTCCATACGATGTGAGTGACGCAGCTTCATCCTCTGGCTCCAAAGAATACTGCTGAGACCCCATGGGATGTCGTGGCAAGTTGCTCGCCGCAGGCACACTTGCACGAGCGGCCAATATTCTCCGAGGCTGAGCATTCGGACCGGCAAATCTCACACTTTGCTGTCGAACTAAGCGCGGCGACTTTCGCTCGTTGTGATTCTGTGGCTGGGCTCGGTTGAATGAGAGAGTTGCAGCAATATACGCATCTCTTTCAACCGCCAACGGCTCGCTGCCGGTGAGAGCATGGGCTGTATTTCGGCCAATGGTGACGGATGACTTGCTCCTACTTAGGGGGCGGCGATCCTGACTTCTGGTGCTGTTCTTGCGAAGCATTGCCGTTATCGCCTATTCGAAACGCTACCAAGatttggcgttgaagaagatgttcTCGTTTTGGTGGTAAAGGAGGGAGATGATATAACAAACGACTCGTGGCTGGCAACTGATGATGGGTGCTGTGATAACGAGATAGAACTGGCTATTTCAGAGGCATATATGGAAAAACACGATTGAAAATGGATCTGTGGGTGACGGAAATTCTGACATTTCCATTCAGATCAATGGCCATGAGGAAGGAGGCAGCGAGCAAGTCTCGCCTCAGGCATCCGCAGCGAATATCGCAGCTGGACGGACGTGGCAGGAGCATCCTGAAGCGAGTTTAGTCTGGCAGCTGGCAAACATTTGTTTGAGCAGAGCATCGATGCATTGAACCACCGAGTGTGAGAGAGCAGTTGCTAACAAAAATTGCCTAGACATCCAGCTATCGAAGCAGGGCTTAGAAGACTTCAATTAGATAAGCCATTTTTGCCATTGAAATTTCTTGATTCACTGAGCTTTTGTGGCTTACTGCGTCCTGTTTGCGTGGTCTTCTCATTTGCATGCGATATTCAACAACGTCTTAGTAAATGCGACATCGTTGCCTCACATCTAAGCTAGAGCCTACAGCAGAAACATTACCACAGTAGGCACTTGTCGACGAAAACAGGGATTGTAATTGGCAGCAAATTACGGTTTTCTAACCTCAAGCGCAGCCCTTGACAGCCTGAGCAAGGAATGTTGGCATGAGTAACATGTCACGAGTGCATCTTCAGAGTGGTTGCATAAGAATGCAGTGTATTGATTATATGATACTCCTGTATAGGCATTCTGTCTGAGAAACGTAGGTGTTGCAAAACAGTAATACGAAGTAAAAGTGCAAAGCCGATACTAAATTCAGTGGCTTCGCGCCCAAAGTGCATGCCAATTACCCAAAACAAATAGTCTCTCCTGGTCCCGTTCCATAACCCGTCGTACTCGACGTACTCATCGGCGCATAATGGCCATTAcaaataaaaaggaaatatatgCTTAATAAAGATTCTTACTCGGAGAGCTCGGACATGAACTcgtcaatctcctcctcgacGAGGTCGTGGATCTTCTTGGCGAACTTCTCAGCCTTGGAGCCAAAGGACTTGGCACccttgacaatcttgccAGAGACAACCTCAAAGTCACCCTCGATGGCGTCCTCGAGCTCCTCAATGGTAGCGGGGAGCTTGGTCTGCTtctgggccttggccttgtagCCACCGGCCTTGACGATCTGGGAGTagttgctgcagccagcacCGTTCCAGGCAAGCAGGTTGGGGGTATCGGCGGGGATATCAGACAGAGTACCCTGGGTAGCAATGGTGATGAGGTCCTTCTTGAGCTTGTTGGGGGTGATGGGGGCAACAGCAAACTCAGAGTCACCAGCAGGCTGGAGAGACAGGTAGTAGGCCAGGAGACCGGCGATGTGGGGAGACGCCATGGAGGTACCAGAGATGGTGTTGACGGCATACTTGGAGCCGATCCAGGTGGACTGGATGCTCAAGCCAGGGGCGAAGATGTCAGTGCACTTGCCGTAGTTGGAGAAGTAAGCACGGCTGTCGTCCAGAGCAGAGGCACCGACGGTGACGGgctcggtggcggcggcgggggAGTAGTTGCAGGCATCGGCGTTGTCgttgccagcagcgacggcgaaGTGAACACCGGCCTTGACGGCAGCGTTGACAGCGGCGTCGAGAGCAGAGGTCTTGCCACCACCAAGAGACATGTTGGCGACTGAGCCCTTGAAGCCCTTTCGCTTGCCGGCCTTGGCCTGCTTAACCTGCTCCTGGTGGGAGAGAGCGGCGTACTCGACGCCCTTGACGACATCGCTCATGGTGCCAGAGCCGTTGGATCGGAGGACCTTGACGGCGTAGACATGGGCCTTCTTGGCAACTCCGTACTTCTTACCAGCAACGGTACCAGAGCAGTGAGTGCCGTGGCCGTtgccatcctcatcctcatcgccgGCAGGGATGGTCTTGCCCCACTTGGCACGACCCTCGAAGTCGACGTGCTCAATGTTGGTACCAGTGTCAATGACATAGGCATCAACACCCTCGCCACCGTCAGCGGTGTAGAGGTACTTGTTAAATGTGCCGAAGCCCAGGGTGTCTCGGTGAGAGATACGGGCTAAGCCCCAGGGAGCCTGCTTCTCGGTCTCGGGGTTGCACGAGTCCTCGACAACAACGCTGTCTTGTGAGTCGAGGGGAAGCATAGTGTGGACAATGGTGTCGCGCTCAATATACTCGACCTGGAAACGATGGATTAGCCTCAATTGACCTGCCAGTGGCGATGGAAATGGTAGCGTGAACTTACATCCGGGTGGTTCCGGACCTGCTCGATGATGTCCTCGGTAAAGTGACCAGCGTAGCCCTTGAAATCACCAATCTTGAAGGTGTGCTTCAGGCCGTCAAAGGCCTCGTCCGCGCCGAAGATGCTGCTTCGCTTGCGGAGCtcaaggcgctgctgctcgcctTCATCGTGGATGCTCTGGATCCAGTTCTGGTGCTTGTCGGCACCAGCCTCATCAACGTGATCCTTGAATTTGATGATGTAGTTGTCCGGAATGGCGTTGGCCTCAATATTGCTGAGGACGGGAGCAGAGCTCTCGTGGATGGTGCCAACCTGGAACGAGCTGGCCTGGGCGACGGCCGCCACAGAGAGAGCGATGACGGACCGCATAATGATGGTCCTGATAGATGTGATGAATGAGGGAATATGGGAGTTGGTCAACCTGCGACACGCGGCCAGAAGAGACGAAAACAAAGGTGACGGAAATCAAGAAAACTCCAACGGCCTCCTGCGAGATGGGCAGAtagatgggagaagagacggcgatggatggatggggagaaggatgatggaagaagagaaagaaagaagacgaagagacgaGCGATGGCGCAGTAGATAAGGGCGGCTGGGACGAGGCTCCAGTGCTGCCTCAGCGCTCACGCCCGCGGTGACGCATCACTGGAGCCGGGGGTGCTCAGGGCGTGACGGCGGCCCCAACAGAGTTTAGCGGCGTCGCCCGCGTCCAGTCCACTTGCCGGGGCGATGCGATAAGCCTGGCGCCAGGTCACTCAGCCTTGTACCTGGCCGTACGGAAGCCGCTGCCATTTGGCTGCGCGGGATACAAGCGGGTACTTGCAGTACTTGCGCCAGAGCACATCCGGTACTCGTTGCTACAGTGCCAAGAGTGCGAGCTCGACTCACATGCACCCATGCCGCCTCCCGCCCCACAGGCTGTCGGCCTGTATCAGCCTGGAACAGGTACAGGcacaagtacaagtacaggTACCGTCGACGCGTTTGCAGGGCCAAGTCGAGCCATGACGGAACAATGACTCTTCCGAAATGAGCCCTGGCGATGTCTTTCATGTCTGGTGCTTGTTCTTGCCGGCCGCAATGACGGCGAGTGAGACAAGGCAGCGGCGAGACAAGGGATGAGCGCGGCGGGTAGTTTGGACCAGCGCATCACCGCCTGTCTCGCCATCTGTGCTGTCGGTGCCGAAAGGAACGACGGCTGGCTTCTTTGTACTCTGTACCCGTGCTGACCACTGCCGTTGGTCTCCTGAGACGGCCTGGCCGGGGAGCTGGCACTGTATGCGCGTGTGTCGTGTGCTGGCGCCGTGTACCTGCGGTAGCCCTTTTCACGACGCAAACGAAACCAGACGACCCAAAGGCGTAGGGATTGGAGGGATGGCATTTAGGGGGCGACCCTGAGCGGCAGCCGATGCCCATCACTCACCTTTGCGGCCGCCCATGCGCCGCTGCTCCCTACAGCCAGCGCTATTGCTACGATACTTGCCTATTGATGCATCCATGGATGTGTTATACGAATCAGCCGCCCAGCCGGCCtacatccatcatccatTCAATCCAGCGCTATCGCTGCGCTGCCCCATCGCGCTGCTAGCCCAGCTCGCCCTCCTTGCTCCCCCGGACCAGCCAGCTCAACAGGCGATAAGCCCTGCATCCAGGCCACAGCGGTGCATCTGGTCCCATTTCCCCCGTCCCATAATGCGGGGATACAAGCGACTCCGATTGGCCGCCACCCAGCCTTCTGATGCTGCGTCAAACAATCCTGGCTCGTGCGTCTTGTCACGAGCCTCCCGGCCTCTGCTCCAAGGCCCTCTCCATGCCCATTCGAGGACGACTCGTGACGGCGGCCAGGGAGGTGCCATTTGCGAGAAGCTGGTCCAGTGATGCCGTGCTGATCAACGTTATTTACAggcggctgggctgggctggcgtGGCTGCATCCGGCTAGATGCGCAAGATGCACTGTATAAGACGGAGATTTGGAACAAGTACTGCCTGTACCTGAGCATTACTGCACACAACTCCGTATCTATCCGCAGTTACTGCATGTAGCTGGCACGCAAGCACCTTGGAGATTCGCCTCCCTTTTATTACGGAGTTACTCGGTATTATCACCAATGCTACCTGCTCAGTATCACGTGTGAGCTATCCGTGAGGCTTGCATGCCTGCACTCAATACCAGATAGCAGGTAGTACTAGTATTTGCACTGTAGTAGTCTGTAGGTACTTGTAAGCTCATGTAATCTGGTGCTATTGATAGAGGGTGCAGCTATTAGACGCCTCCATCTGGACTAGGCATTTGAGGGCTGATGATGGTAACATGAGTGAAAATGGAAGCAATGGCAGACATTTGGCAGCGAAAAGGGACCGTCGCTTGCGTGCTTATTCGCCAAGATGACCTCAAAAAGGTGACACTGGCGCTCTATCCAGGTACCAAGTACTGATACTTGTACAACGCCAGTTTGAGACTCGATTCGTGCCCGGGTAGGCCAGCGCAGCTCAGTACGAGTACGAACGTGAGGATTACATGACACAGTGAGCGTCGAGGACCAGCCCTTGGCCGTTTCAGCACTCATCCGAGGAAATGCTAACATTATTGCGAGTGCCGCTCCATACAAACCTGGTAGCGTGTCTCTGACTCCTTACATGAGGTACTTTGCGCTCGCCTGATTTACACTTGTTTGTACAAGCTCGCATCGCCAGCATAAAGGTTTCTCCTAATCCATAACTTAAA is drawn from Trichoderma atroviride chromosome 7, complete sequence and contains these coding sequences:
- a CDS encoding uncharacterized protein (EggNog:ENOG41), which gives rise to MLRKNSTRSQDRRPLSRSKSSVTIGRNTAHALTGSEPLAVERDAYIAATLSFNRAQPQNHNERKSPRLVRQQSVRFAGPNAQPRRILAARASVPAASNLPRHPMGSQQYSLEPEDEAASLTSYGKLRKSKSMYAPAITKISTYSLDNSDHSDVFNGWQTTSRYSSFAKKENEPIWSSGGPSLRAPKSMAFLSHGREGSISRTNTRISSEMSDELTRNGFYEPPGSLSRLKTRPSSFFRSNYKQSPHLSAFPKSLRSSSNNTTVLSPASLYGLNNPSSIPPKQPTLRTTARKISKSLKSRIKGLFGRPKSTDEAIDQAEYHTPERDSNDGSCYGTQSTVPTRSSQEASMYQGPSRMPSFHAVPASQQLKSRQGSFANVEIEDCPPTDDKSRVTSWTDSTAATITHQPRSANWSRQYAFSSEAAETGTLPSSHKQASIPFDSNSHRGPAANSQRVYSALIKRLQETKQRQNQSLGGNHETLDASEADSPQSNSTIRRQPRWIRYEGSTNTIRHVQEEDDVFQDRAENTAISRSSSSNSVIRGHESTDSPQKSLSRDDYPNAAIDGECMAPLGQNATELQVAPETQKSLISSRSSAFFASPTCHLFRTTSPYRRALQATMKATQADEQPQTPGTRYLSSLSALSLPTRRSSTDGSDDDERMAYAESVYSNSNDKNIPSPSKSMRQTPMKKDHGDVTIFLPVETQRPSLSLSARHAREVSSSSSIEWKTWLSANVSKLEASSTTLRTDFPEEASSAPRHSKHIREKTEIEPKGDDLLQDVLGSGLPLRVAADKNNSPSALTTVSQPPKFQLANPWYSQSPVVNENSPPVTGRTVCSKDTSPVGSKGNMRTIPSVPNVNTCVATNIESSLEIPRMRSLNTLAKPCSPMSDEMRLRRQSRTRLRANDASAKSSPGLTTAFERQFGVSKTGSPGMWKAKEQSGKEDSTPRCEVDAGIDDMGRRELDAQVMGSKRMVDLFLSSRRKRTASSQMGRSSDSLSAAFI
- a CDS encoding uncharacterized protein (MEROPS:MER0000356~SECRETED:SignalP(1-15)); the protein is MRSVIALSVAAVAQASSFQVGTIHESSAPVLSNIEANAIPDNYIIKFKDHVDEAGADKHQNWIQSIHDEGEQQRLELRKRSSIFGADEAFDGLKHTFKIGDFKGYAGHFTEDIIEQVRNHPDVEYIERDTIVHTMLPLDSQDSVVVEDSCNPETEKQAPWGLARISHRDTLGFGTFNKYLYTADGGEGVDAYVIDTGTNIEHVDFEGRAKWGKTIPAGDEDEDGNGHGTHCSGTVAGKKYGVAKKAHVYAVKVLRSNGSGTMSDVVKGVEYAALSHQEQVKQAKAGKRKGFKGSVANMSLGGGKTSALDAAVNAAVKAGVHFAVAAGNDNADACNYSPAAATEPVTVGASALDDSRAYFSNYGKCTDIFAPGLSIQSTWIGSKYAVNTISGTSMASPHIAGLLAYYLSLQPAGDSEFAVAPITPNKLKKDLITIATQGTLSDIPADTPNLLAWNGAGCSNYSQIVKAGGYKAKAQKQTKLPATIEELEDAIEGDFEVVSGKIVKGAKSFGSKAEKFAKKIHDLVEEEIDEFMSELSE